The DNA region AGAAACGACTGAGACACATGCCCTCCTCCCAAACCTAGCAGTTAGGAAGTGCTACAGctgcaccagatcacactgggatctgcttcttgcacaggatgcagcagattctggtccatagctcagagaggattgcttagctactgctgtttataaacacgaaccaaaaacaaccacaacaacaaaggctcagagctggaaacagttctcagcagtgcagcaaaatccctttcttttattccatagagaggtgctgcagtgacctcaggggtttttaagtcaaaagctgcttgctggaatcacagaatcagtcagggtcagaagggaccacaaggacctcgttccagagacacttcacactagcccGAGCCAAAACTAGAACggtaggaaaaaaggcaaatcacaAAACACAGGACTGCCTTAACTGTCCTACATTGTAACTAGCAGCACCAAGTCCCAATCAATTCAGAGCCTTGGCACTGTTTCTCCTTGAAGATTTTAACCCTGGACACAAAGgagtcctgctctcagccatgggaTTACAATAAAAGTGACTCAAATGACTCAAAAGGGTAACACAAATGCCTTTTCCTGACCAATCTCTCTACATGTTCCTATGATGCTCCACTAACTCCCTCCTTCAGAGTGGCTAACAGTCTCCAacagacactgcaccagcagctaccttgaagatctgtaaccagctgagggaagggctgtaaaacaaattcacctccttcagaaagcttctcatcagttacacagagcagtcagagcctgcttccattcacatctttctttatcAGGTTCCACTGTGGAGTCAGAACACTTAAAGTTCACTTAGTCACAGGTTAAGTCGACTCTGCTGTTGGTATCcaaccccatgctgctggctgaagcaaagtattCCAGGGCTTGAAGTTGAGACTGCAACACGAGAGACCtcctgtgccaagtgctgctttgggtttctggggttggggtcaggaggggatgggtggcaggtggctgactcctgctttctgcaaacagaaacaggctaaggtaattgtgcactgcaggatctcattttgtatttacctcttgatctcaacccagagggtttttccttggctgtgttacttttgcctcacttctgtgttggagggaaacaggaggctaacccattacagcactgcaagttgttcaggcactgggaaaacaatTCAACAGGCCCCTGCGTTCCAGGAGGTTTATCAAGTAGCCTGCCAACATTTTCAGGTGCTAAAGAACTAATGAACATTCCATTTAggaaacagctccctcagctcataGCAAGCAAACATTCCCCACTGTCACTAATCCTAGGAGCTGACAAAAGacttcattgaatggtttaggttggaagggacctcaaggatcatccagtcccaaccctctgctctaggcagggatacctcccactgcaacaggctgctcagggcctcatccaacctcaattCATATTCATTTACACCAAAGCTGAGAAAATAGAAAGGTCTGGGGCAGTTGTTTGGCTTTGGCATCAAACCAATGCACAACAGGTAGAATGGGACTTCTTGGGGAAACTAAACTGTCTTTAGCTATGAGGCTGAGAAAGACTTTTCCTATCTCTTCAGCCTTCATTTCACCTGACTCTGTgttcagctgggctgtgttaggagcagttcaccacatgcagcaaggccaaggggcactaccTTGATCTCGCTGGCAATGACCAATTCAAAACTCTCCAAACAGGGTCACAGAGTTGTTACCTGCAAAGCTCTTTCAGTCGCACTTGCTCTTTGTTTATCTGTTAAAGACAACCAAGAGAACATCCATGGGTTGGGGTTTTCCCCCCCCATCAAtttctgaggggcctggagttacAGGCAAGCCCAAACCACCCTAACGCAAACCAAAAGGTCCTCTCTCGTGATGACAATGACCAACAAATGACTGCCTTCAATAAATAAGCGACTTGGGAAATTCCAGAGAGTACTTTTGCTAAACAAGttagtctcttttcttttccatcaggtCTTTCTGTTGAAGCTCAGCACCTGAAAGCTCTgtacctcttccctgccctcctgccgctgccctccacctttccccgggcagcccctgccgtcctgcccccactctctgccttcccccgggcagtctctgctgcttccctcctcctcctctccactctacgttaccagctcctgctccattaccagttccattaccagctgctgctgctggtccgttaccagctccagttagtgctcctgctccatctttgcCTCCATCGCAGAACCCAGAGCAAAACCTTCGAGGATCCAACCTCCTAGAGAAACCTCAGCCTCAGTAGCAACACAGACTTAGCACCCGTGAGCTAAGGGGGATGTTGCAGTGGGTCAGTAGCCCAGCCCTAAGGTGGCCCTAGCTAGCCAGggggccagccaggccccccagcctttgaaaccctccaccacgcacccggtgctcacccgtgcgcactcacctgggatgccaggcggaggatcccttggcccgcaatgggcccagcttggggctgggctcctcctgctctgcttataaagggcactgagcagggagggcaaagtggccacagctggggtgggaggagacttcaattgacctcccctttttaagctgccccaggagaggcagaagcctttgGCTGATCCCCTTTGCGGGGGTAGgttggctgtgtcctttgtggggtggtgttttggctgtgtgctttgtggggtgcttttgcttttctctaagccactcctcccctttgctctgcttgggATTTCTGTTCCTCCTTGGTATGCTGTGCTTAAAACTGTGCTTGaagttgtgctgtttccttcatgagataggtttgcttttgtgcttcctgccttgctcctctcttgttttcacctgttgggggccagactctcccttcctcttgttgcagcctggcagcaagagtCAGAGTCCCTACAGCATCTCGTTGCCTCCTTTGCCCTTTGCTTGCTgcgacagcacagctctggcctctgGTGTGGCTCTCGTTATTgtgggggagagagaagagaggaggtggggagggagagaaaaatgggggagggtgaggagaagaggggtgggaaaagagaggaggtgggggggtgaagagaggaggggtgggaaaagagaggaggtgggggggtgaagagaggaggggtgggaaaagagaggaggtgggggggtgaagagaggaggggtgggaaaagagaggaggtgggggggggaagagaggaggggtgggaaaagagaggaggtgggggggtgaagagaggaggggtgggaaaagagaggaggtgggggggtgaagagaggaggggtgggaaaagagaggaggtgggggggtgaagagaggaggggtgggaaaagagaggaggtgggggggtgaagagaggaggggtgggaaaagagaggaggtgggggggtgaagagaggaggggtgggaaaagagaggaggtgggggggtgaagagaggaggggtgggaaaagagaggaggtgggggggtgaagagaggaggggtgggaaaagagaggaggtggggggtgaagagaggaggggtgggaaaagagaggaggggggggaaaagagaggaggggggggaaaagagaggaggggtgggaaaagagaggaggggtgggaaaagagaggaggggggggaaaagagaggaggggggggaaaagagaggaggggggggaaaagagaggaggggggggaaaagagaggaggggggggaaaagagaggaggggtgggaaaagagaggaggggtgggaaaagagaggaggggtgggaaaagagaggaggggggggaaaagagaggaggggtgggaaaagagaggaggggggggaaaagagaggaggggtgggaaaagagaggaggggtgggaaaagagaggaggggggggaaaagagaggaggggtgggaaaagagaggaggggtgggaaaagagaggaggggtgggaaagagaggaggggtgggaaaagagaggaggggtgggaaaagagaggaggggtgggaaaagagaggaggggtgggaaaagagaggaggggtgggaaaagagaggaggggtgggaaaagagaggaggggtgggaaaagagaggaggggtgggaaaagagaggaggggtgggaaaagagaggaggggtgggaaaagagaggaggggtgggaaaagagaggaggggtgggaaagagaggaggggtgggaaaagagaggaggggggggaaagagaggaggggtgggaaaagagaggaggggtgggaaagagaggaggggtgggaaaagagaggaggggtgggaaaagagaggaggggtgggaaaagagaggaggggtgggaaaagagaggaggggtgggaaaagagaggagggggggggaaagagaggaggggtgggaaaagagaggaggggggggaaagagaggaggggtgggaaaagagaggaggggtgggaaaagagaggaggggtgggaaaagagaggaggggtgggaaaagagaggaggggtgggaaaagagaggagggggtgggaaagagaggaggggtgggaaaagagaggagggtgggaaaagagaggaggggtgggaaaagagaggaggggtgggaaaagagaggagggggtgggaaaagagaggaggggtgggaaaagagaggaggggtgggaaaagagaggaggggtgggaagagagaggaggggtgggaagagagaggaggggtgggaagagaggaggggtgggaagagagaggaggggtgggaagagaggagggtggggaaaagagaggagtggggggtgaagagaggagggggtgggaaaagagaggaggtgggggggtaaagagaggaggggtgggaaaagagaggaggtggggggtgaagagaggaggggtgggaaaagagaggaggtgggggggtgaagagaggaggggtgggaaagagaggaggtgggggggtgaagagaggaggggtgggaaaagagaggaggtgggggggtgaagagaggaggggtgggaaaagagaggaggtggggggatgaagagaggaggggggggaaagagaggaggtgggggggtgaagagaggaggggtgggaaaagagaggaggtgggggggtgaagagaggaggggtgggaaagagaggaggtgggggggtgaagagaggaggggtgggaaaggagaggaggtgggggggtgaagagaggaggggtgggaaaagagaggaggtgggggggtgaagagaggaggggtggggggagaagggaggtgggggggtgaagagaggaggggtgggagaagagaggaggtggagggggtgaagagaggaggggtgggagaagagaggaggtgggggggtgaagagaggaggggtgggagaagagaggaggtgggggggtgaagagaggaggggtgggagaagagaggaggtgggggggtgaagagaggaggggtgggaaaagagaggaggtgggggggtgaagagaggaggggtgggaaaagggaggaggtggagggggggaagaaaggactgggggagggggaaacgGTGGGGgggcaagagaggagggggctggaaagaagagagagaggcctggggatgtttagtctggggaagagaagggatctCCTTAACGTCTATACATTGCCGAGGGGCAGGGGTCAGCAccaaggtgccagctgctgcttggtggtgctcagcactaggacaagtaacaacagacagaagctgctccgcctcaccagcagcagagatttcttggctgggaggctgacagaggactgggacagactgaaaccaaaacattgctcagaacacaaaagaacctctgaagcgatggcaaaaagctcaaggaaaagaggttggattttCATGATTCTGTCCCTTAAAATACATCAGActaacagcagagtgaaaaatgtgACATTCCTGCAGGTGGAACAGTTAGAACTGTGGCAGACATGATTGGCTGTTTTAATCCAGAAGTTCATTTGGTTTAAGCCTAGTTCTAAATAGTGACAATAGATACACTAGGCACAGCATAGCAACAAGCTTACATCAAAGCATTTCTAAAGCCTCTGCAACCAAGTCCTTCTTGACTGACAAGAGCATCACCTCACTGAATAAGCAATGAACTCTACCATTACAGCAGCCTTGGCCTCATAGATGACTCTCTTGCTTCGTTGCAGAAGTCCatcaccagcctgtgcctgcaatgTCAAATGGAACCATGTCAAAACTGCTGACACTTTGCAGTTATGATCCCAACAGTTCATTCTTCAGACCTCCCAACCCTTAAGTCCCTTAAGAAGGAAGTGAAAAGCAATTGCTCTTGCATTTCATGCTGCCCAgacgctcccagctcctccagtaaggctaagcattccaacaggctcatgccaaactctcccacagttgtttgagaccatcacagcaaactaacagcaagttgctgctctgctctcagaccacagaggctgcctagggagtcgccgtccctgcagctgctcaagaaaagcctggatgaggcacttagtgccatggcctagctgactggagagggctggggctaggttgggctggatgagcttggaggtctcttccaacctggctgattccatgattctaagtgtacaaataccccagctgtgtgctttgaaccttgtcaataagctttctgcagagactgAATGATAAGAAACAGGTTGGTTGTAGTTACTAACAACCTTTGCCTGGATACCAACATTAATATTGGTTATTAATTGTGCATCACTCATAACGCACCCATTCCATGGCTCTTGGAGTTCCCACAGTGAGAACAGCAAAGGATGGCACACCCCAAGCACTCCTCACCACGTattcactgccagcacccagcacgggAAGACAGCCAGGACAGGAAGATAAATCACACGGCGTAACAATCGGAGCCACCGcagctaaggggggaaaaaccaaacaccaaccaatatatctcaagccacaacaaagacttacttcagcagcaccatccaagatATCCTTCATGAACTTAACCatgtcctctgtcttctccaggtgtctgtctggcagcaaacactgctggttggaggcattcaaggcgacGGTAGTACGGATGGTCAGCTCGCTGGCAATGGAAAGCAGATGGGTTACAGGTTTGAAGAGCCACAgtgtaaaacactgcaaagctAAGAATTCCTACAGCATGTCAGAGGGCGCTCAGTGAGCTTCTCCCTGTGTGTGCTCCCTTAAaggcaagaggggaagggggaagagaatggtACAAAAAGGCTTCTCAGCAGTACTTTGTCCCCTCACATCCGTGCAGGCAACGCGATGGAAGCTTACTGCatttcattttccagcagtcctggctcaccggagaggtcccaggagactggaaaatggccaacgtggtccccatccacaaaaagggtcggatggaggaacctgggaactacagacctgtcagcctgacctcagtgccagggaaactgatggagcaggttctcttggggccaataactgcgcacctgagggatggcaaagatctcaggtccagccagcatgggtttaggaagggcagatcctgcctttctaacctgatctccttctatgatcaggtgacccgcttggtggatgtggggaggcctgtggatgtggtctatctggacttcagcaaggcctttgacactgtcccccacagcaaactgctggctaagctgtcagcccgcggcttggatggtaacactctgtgctgggttaggaactggctggagggccggacccagagagtggtggtgaatggtgccacatccagctggcggccagtcactagtggtgtccctcagggatcagtgctgggccccatcctctttaacatcttcatagatgatctggatgagggcatcgagtcagtcatcagcaagtttgcagatgacactaagctgggggcagatgtgactgagctggagggcagaagggctctgcagcgggaccttgaccgcctgtacagatgggcagaggccaatgggatggggttcaatagctcaaagtgcagggtgctgcactttggccacaacaaccccatgcagagatacaggctggggtcggagtggctggagagcagccagacagagagggatctgggggtactgattgatacccgcctgaacatgagccagcagtgtgcccaggtggccaagagagccagtggcatcctggcctgcatcaggagtggtgtggtcagcaggagcagggaggtcattctgcccctgtactctgcactggtcagaccacacctcgagtactgcgttcagttctgggccccccagtttaggaaggacactgagatgcttgagcgtgtccagagaagggcgacgaggctggtgagaggcctcgagcacaagccctacgaggagaggctgagggagctggggttgtttagcctggagaagaggaggctcaggggtgaccttattgctgtctacaactacctgaagggtggttgtggccaggaggaggttgctctcttctctcaggtggccagctccagaacaagaggacacagcctcaggctgcgccaggggaaatttcggctcgaggtgaggagaaagttcttcactgagatagtcattaggcactggaatgggctgcctggggaggtggtggagtcgtcgtccctggggcagttcaaggcaaggttggatgtggcacttggtgccatggtctagccttgggcactgtggtaaagggttggacttgatgatctgtgaggtctcttccaaccttggtgatactgtgatactgtgatacccccacaggtagctcatgacttccccagcagcaagagatcaCAGACAGGAACCTTGCACATGAAACGTACTACTAAGGTAACACAGGAAGTCTTTCAGcatgcaaaggcaaaagcacaacccaaaacattccacatggccacagtccagctgaagaacgaaaaactgctggaaccagttcagagcaggaccacgaggatgagccaagggctggagcacttctaagaggataggctgagggagctggggctgctcagcctgaaggggacaagactccagggagactttaaagctacctcccagtacctgaagggaacctgcagcaggaaggctgcagagggactttttccataagggtgtctaaagacagggcaaggggaatggtttgaagctgagggagagcagggctgcttagagtggatctgaggaagaagttcttcagcatgagagtactttggcttgcagagacagaaacactGTAATGCCTGTTCATGAATTTACAGCCAAGGTCACAAGCGTGCTTCTGTCAGCAATTACTGCTTCTATGCCCACCAATCACACAGTAGTGTGTCCTTTGTGAACAAACAGCATCTGAGGCCAGCTGCACCAAGTATTCAgcgacaaaacaaagcaaatcaacaaaacaaatctcctACTTACCCAgccaaaaaagcaaacacttctctgccagagaaacaggcagaaacatctcagcagacagacagaagagcTTGCACAGGAGAAGCAGGTGAAGAAGGTCTCCTTTTTGGCACCTATAAAGCACCAGATCACTCACATCACTTTAACTTCAAATGAGAGACAGCTGCTTTTAGATTCACTGCATTCAGGTGTTCATCTAGAGACAGCCCACAGAAATCCAGAACTTGTGCTCCCTGAGTCCCCGGGAAGCTCCTAGAATCTTCCAGAGCACAAGCACAGGATGTTGTGCATGCTTTGATCACCCAGAGAAAACTTACAGAGCTGACATCTTCAACtctggtttttcccttccttcactcCAAAGGCCAGAGAAGAAGTAGTCAACTGCAAATGCCAAGCAACTTCACTCCCGAATGATGCATTTGAAGACAATGACCATTAAGGGCAAATGTCAAGCATCTTGTTAACCTACTCCAATGTGCCTTGTCTGtactgagtgcagccagcatccttcatgcacttcatgctgcttctctgagggaGCTCAGTTGTATGCCTCTCTTAAAGAAAGCATCAAGAATGAAATGGGACTCTCCTGaaatcagaagcacaggcaaTGCATAACCATTCTTTACAGCCCCAGTTACAAACTGACATAACTTTGAATGTGCCTAATGCCCTGCAGAGTTAACTAAGGAAAACCTAAGTTACAGCTGTAATAGAGAAGTCAATTTAACAGAGGCCACATTTAATagagggatgagattgaacaaggccaagggcagggttctgcactttggccacaacaaccccgagcagcactgcaggctggggacagagtggctgagagcagccaggcagagagggccctgggggtgctggcagagaggagctgaagaggaggcagcagtgcccaggtgggcagcagagccaatggcatcctgggctggctcaggagcagtgtgggcagcaggacaagggaggttcttctgcccttgtgctcagcactgctcaggccacactttgagtactgtgtccagttgtgggctcctcaattcaggagaaatgttgaggtgctggaaggtgtccagagaagggcagcaaggctggggaggggcctggaacacaaaccctatgaggagaggctgagggagctgggggtgtgcagcctgcagaagaggaggctcagggcagagctcattgctatctgcagctccctgcagggaggctgtagccagctggggttgggctctgctgccaggcagccagcaccagaacaaggggacacagtctcaagttgtgccagggcaccCAGGAAAGGGAAGAGCTCTTCATCATACTGTTTTCAGTTCATTAACACCAGATACAAGAGCAGAAAGAATATTCAACCAAGGATTTA from Pogoniulus pusillus isolate bPogPus1 chromosome 14, bPogPus1.pri, whole genome shotgun sequence includes:
- the LOC135181123 gene encoding uncharacterized protein LOC135181123 isoform X4 translates to MLAALSTDKAHWSAKKETFFTCFSCASSSVCLLRCFCLFLWQRSVCFFGWRADHPYYRRLECLQPAVFAARQTPGEDRGHAAVAPIVTPCDLSSCPGCLPVLGAGSEYVVRSAWGVPSFAVLTVGTPRAMEWAQAGDGLLQRSKRVIYEAKAAVMINKEQVRLKELCRKQESATCHPSPPDPNPRNPKQHLAQEVSRVAVSTSSPGILCFSQQHGVGYQQQSRLNL
- the LOC135181123 gene encoding uncharacterized protein LOC135181123 isoform X3; this encodes MREEQMLRNIPHEMQVAEEAGSGAKKETFFTCFSCASSSVCLLRCFCLFLWQRSVCFFGWRADHPYYRRLECLQPAVFAARQTPGEDRGHAAVAPIVTPCDLSSCPGCLPVLGAGSEYVVRSAWGVPSFAVLTVGTPRAMEWAQAGDGLLQRSKRVIYEAKAAVMINKEQVRLKELCRKQESATCHPSPPDPNPRNPKQHLAQEVSRVAVSTSSPGILCFSQQHGVGYQQQSRLNL
- the LOC135181123 gene encoding uncharacterized protein LOC135181123 isoform X5; its protein translation is MVLCRPRQALSRLSEGSSSAVPAEAGAAAGSPAQYVTLPELPAVVVFKDGASFVSDGAKKETFFTCFSCASSSVCLLRCFCLFLWQRSVCFFGWRADHPYYRRLECLQPAVFAARQTPGEDRGHAAVAPIVTPCDLSSCPGCLPVLGAGSEYVVRSAWGVPSFAVLTVGTPRAMEWAQAGDGLLQRSKRVIYEAKAAVMKAGVSHLPPIPS
- the LOC135181123 gene encoding uncharacterized protein LOC135181123 isoform X1, translating into MVLCRPRQALSRLSEGSSSAVPAEAGAAAGSPAQYVTLPELPAVVVFKDGASFVSDGAKKETFFTCFSCASSSVCLLRCFCLFLWQRSVCFFGWRADHPYYRRLECLQPAVFAARQTPGEDRGHAAVAPIVTPCDLSSCPGCLPVLGAGSEYVVRSAWGVPSFAVLTVGTPRAMEWAQAGDGLLQRSKRVIYEAKAAVMINKEQVRLKELCRKQESATCHPSPPDPNPRNPKQHLAQEVSRVAVSTSSPGILCFSQQHGVGYQQQSRLNL
- the LOC135181123 gene encoding uncharacterized protein LOC135181123 isoform X6, encoding MGTTLAIFQSPGTSPVSQDCWKMKCSKLPSRCLHGCEGTNELTIRTTVALNASNQQCLLPDRHLEKTEDMVKFMKDILDGAAEAQAGDGLLQRSKRVIYEAKAAVMINKEQVRLKELCRKQESATCHPSPPDPNPRNPKQHLAQEVSRVAVSTSSPGILCFSQQHGVGYQQQSRLNL
- the LOC135181123 gene encoding uncharacterized protein LOC135181123 isoform X7, whose protein sequence is MLELTIRTTVALNASNQQCLLPDRHLEKTEDMVKFMKDILDGAAEAQAGDGLLQRSKRVIYEAKAAVMINKEQVRLKELCRKQESATCHPSPPDPNPRNPKQHLAQEVSRVAVSTSSPGILCFSQQHGVGYQQQSRLNL
- the LOC135181123 gene encoding uncharacterized protein LOC135181123 isoform X2, translated to MAASTERQAGRQAGRAFRARGKPPAFPGRAAFFVSRSRGVWAGAKKETFFTCFSCASSSVCLLRCFCLFLWQRSVCFFGWRADHPYYRRLECLQPAVFAARQTPGEDRGHAAVAPIVTPCDLSSCPGCLPVLGAGSEYVVRSAWGVPSFAVLTVGTPRAMEWAQAGDGLLQRSKRVIYEAKAAVMINKEQVRLKELCRKQESATCHPSPPDPNPRNPKQHLAQEVSRVAVSTSSPGILCFSQQHGVGYQQQSRLNL